In Methylomonas sp. MK1, the following are encoded in one genomic region:
- a CDS encoding ABC transporter permease: protein MITIIKNLYLYRELISALSYKNIVIRYKQAYLGILWAVLKPVMLMLVFTLMKGFIEIDTNGLPYPLITFAALMPWVFFQESVSEGVNSVTSNGALIKKIYFPREIFPLTAMVTKLVELSISFGILAGMMIYYKVSPSIHTCWIPAFILYTMIVALTISFFGAAMNVYYRDVGQAIPIALSILMYGSPVIYPLSLVQKKLLMEQAAGEWSDRLYMLYTLNPLVGIIDGFQRVLIKSTEPDFNALYPGLILTLALLPISYWFFKRAESWFADVI, encoded by the coding sequence ATAAACAAGCCTACCTGGGTATTTTATGGGCAGTATTAAAACCTGTAATGTTAATGCTGGTATTCACACTGATGAAAGGCTTTATAGAAATTGATACCAATGGCCTTCCTTATCCTCTGATAACATTCGCAGCCTTAATGCCATGGGTTTTCTTTCAAGAATCTGTTTCCGAAGGAGTTAATAGCGTTACCTCCAATGGCGCTTTGATCAAGAAAATCTATTTTCCGCGTGAAATATTTCCGTTGACCGCAATGGTAACCAAGTTGGTGGAACTTTCCATTAGCTTTGGAATATTAGCGGGAATGATGATTTACTACAAAGTATCCCCCAGCATACATACATGCTGGATACCAGCATTCATTTTATATACGATGATTGTCGCACTAACAATTAGTTTTTTTGGTGCCGCCATGAATGTATATTACCGTGACGTAGGTCAGGCAATACCAATTGCGCTATCTATACTTATGTATGGCTCGCCGGTGATTTATCCATTGAGCCTAGTTCAAAAGAAATTACTCATGGAGCAAGCGGCAGGTGAATGGTCTGACAGGCTATATATGCTGTACACTCTAAATCCCTTGGTAGGCATTATCGACGGATTCCAACGGGTATTAATAAAAAGCACAGAACCAGACTTCAATGCCTTATACCCCGGGTTAATTCTAACATTAGCCTTACTACCGATTAGCTATTGGTTCTTTAAACGAGCGGAAAGCTGGTTTGCAGACGTGATCTAG
- a CDS encoding ABC transporter ATP-binding protein, which produces MAIIEVNHLTKEYQLGHLTSIKETALNAFRRLTFQPTIKRERFKALDDVSFHIKEGEVVGIIGHNGAGKSTLLKHLANISKPTNGEVIVRGSIAPLIEVGAGVNPELTGRENIFLNGAILGIPKRIIQQKLDEIIDFSELEQFIDTPVKRYSSGMTVKLGFSIATSMDADILIIDEVLAVGDLAFQRKCFDRMENIINHQGKTVLLVSHNIRQLERICRRVILLENGKIIADGLPKNVCNLFYEKSEESVRKQHKLSTDNIKDISTTPDVSLKDISLIDNHGNKASTIYTGEDFCIKITFEVYRKLIKPKFGIGIHTLDFVYISNSESFNHVEPDIIAPGIFTISCKLISPPLLPGTFAIRCGVGAGDIISTIFLGENLYFFTIKNPPDSDNHVARDALISISSEWSLTFQ; this is translated from the coding sequence ATGGCCATTATAGAAGTCAATCACCTCACTAAAGAATATCAGTTGGGCCACTTAACCAGCATCAAGGAAACCGCATTAAACGCCTTTAGACGCTTGACGTTCCAACCAACCATTAAACGGGAACGCTTCAAAGCATTAGATGACGTCAGTTTTCATATCAAGGAAGGCGAAGTGGTTGGCATTATCGGACATAACGGTGCAGGCAAAAGCACGTTACTCAAACATCTGGCTAACATCAGCAAACCCACCAACGGTGAAGTCATCGTCCGGGGTAGCATTGCCCCGTTAATCGAGGTAGGGGCTGGAGTTAACCCAGAACTAACCGGGAGAGAAAATATATTTCTTAATGGAGCTATATTGGGTATCCCCAAAAGAATTATTCAGCAAAAACTCGATGAAATCATAGACTTTTCCGAACTTGAACAGTTTATTGATACACCGGTTAAACGTTACAGTTCTGGGATGACGGTGAAGTTAGGTTTTTCAATAGCTACCAGTATGGATGCGGACATCTTAATCATTGATGAAGTGTTAGCCGTTGGAGACTTGGCTTTTCAACGCAAATGTTTTGATAGAATGGAAAACATAATAAACCATCAAGGAAAAACAGTCTTATTGGTAAGCCATAATATAAGACAATTAGAGCGCATATGCCGAAGAGTTATTCTCCTCGAGAATGGCAAAATAATTGCAGACGGCCTACCTAAAAACGTATGCAACTTATTTTACGAAAAAAGCGAAGAAAGCGTTAGGAAACAACATAAGTTATCCACAGATAACATTAAAGACATTAGCACAACCCCGGATGTAAGTTTAAAAGATATATCATTAATTGACAACCATGGAAACAAAGCCTCTACTATATACACAGGCGAAGACTTCTGCATAAAAATTACATTTGAAGTTTATAGAAAATTGATAAAACCAAAATTTGGAATCGGTATTCATACTCTAGATTTTGTGTACATAAGCAATAGCGAAAGCTTCAATCACGTAGAGCCTGATATAATTGCCCCTGGCATATTTACGATTTCTTGCAAATTAATTTCCCCCCCTCTACTTCCAGGAACATTTGCAATAAGATGTGGTGTGGGAGCGGGAGACATAATTAGTACCATTTTTTTAGGCGAAAATTTATATTTTTTTACTATAAAAAACCCACCGGATTCTGATAACCATGTCGCAAGAGATGCTTTAATCAGCATATCATCTGAATGGAGCCTTACTTTCCAGTGA
- a CDS encoding FkbM family methyltransferase, translated as MIKDKKLDSFIYNLLLKHYHPKAKGISKKIWDTCWHYACTKFKGPVSTNIHGKRTIINFGHSYQLFARRFSHWNNPLVEIAYLCFQANNRPIHIVDIGASIGDTVRLLESNCPNMIEHFICIEGEQEFFNFLEENLPDRTMYTLHNSLLSDKEEEIPTLIKTHLGTASAQGRYTSTAVTLDNVLIDSNASKVDLIKIDVDGYDGKVIKGAQKTLAKFHPIVIFEWDPSHCKKTNNSWREHFLILNELGYNQYIWFTKYGDFSHYMTILDINAIDQMAEVCLSDKHDWNWHYDIIALNNQNKIDTRILAEMSYAKSRKSWY; from the coding sequence ATGATTAAAGATAAAAAACTCGACTCTTTCATTTACAATTTATTGCTAAAACATTACCACCCAAAAGCCAAAGGTATTAGCAAGAAAATATGGGATACATGTTGGCATTATGCTTGTACTAAATTTAAAGGCCCAGTATCTACAAATATTCATGGCAAGAGAACCATAATAAATTTTGGACATTCCTACCAACTCTTCGCCAGACGATTTAGCCACTGGAATAATCCATTGGTTGAAATTGCTTATTTATGTTTTCAGGCCAACAACAGACCTATACATATTGTCGATATTGGCGCGAGTATTGGCGACACAGTTAGATTACTCGAAAGCAATTGTCCCAACATGATTGAACACTTTATCTGCATTGAGGGAGAGCAGGAGTTTTTTAATTTCTTAGAAGAAAACTTGCCAGACAGGACTATGTATACTTTACATAATAGTTTATTATCAGACAAAGAGGAGGAAATACCCACTTTAATAAAAACACACCTTGGAACAGCTAGTGCTCAAGGAAGATATACGAGCACGGCGGTTACATTGGATAACGTTCTCATAGACAGCAATGCATCTAAAGTCGATTTAATAAAAATTGATGTGGATGGTTATGATGGAAAGGTGATAAAAGGAGCACAAAAAACACTGGCGAAGTTTCATCCTATTGTAATATTTGAATGGGACCCATCCCACTGCAAAAAAACAAATAATAGCTGGCGTGAGCATTTCTTAATACTAAACGAATTGGGATACAATCAATATATATGGTTTACAAAATATGGCGACTTCAGCCATTACATGACAATCTTAGATATAAACGCAATTGATCAAATGGCCGAAGTATGCTTAAGCGATAAGCACGATTGGAACTGGCACTACGATATCATCGCTCTGAATAATCAAAACAAAATAGACACTAGAATACTTGCCGAAATGTCGTATGCAAAATCTCGAAAATCCTGGTATTAA
- a CDS encoding glycosyltransferase, giving the protein MTKTSGRTLIKVLFVSHDGGMAGAQRTLQTLLTNIDRSRFIPYLLVPNQGKLSLVATEMGIQVFVRQMIHWVPGVNALFRSQRLSYFLRSFKTLRARSWAIAHLIEEHQIDLVYTNTVTCIEGAIAARMTDKPHIWHIHESITGNSELIPLLPFPLYSLIVRALSKTIIFCSVSLARTFPLLKNNNHIVYNGLKFPAPINRKYAHDLLVKNLEIEESQKIVAIVSALQPRKDHRTFLATAHEITSKYKDVVFLIAGEGAEVYTKKIKRKIELLNLAPSVKLIGWWPEDNIYDLLAGVDVLVVSSEQESFGLTIIEALAMETPVVSTRCGGPEEVIVDRQTGLLVPLKDPESMAKAIIKLLQNPQLACEIGQAGRNDVLSRFSVKQYCESIQQILEQSLSQNQ; this is encoded by the coding sequence ATGACTAAAACATCAGGGCGAACTCTTATTAAAGTACTATTCGTTTCTCATGACGGCGGCATGGCGGGAGCACAGCGCACACTCCAGACATTGCTTACCAACATTGATCGTAGTCGCTTTATCCCCTATCTCTTAGTACCCAATCAGGGCAAGCTTAGCCTCGTAGCAACCGAGATGGGCATACAGGTATTTGTTAGACAAATGATACATTGGGTGCCGGGAGTTAATGCGTTATTTCGAAGCCAACGACTTTCTTATTTCCTTAGATCATTCAAAACTTTACGCGCGCGAAGCTGGGCGATTGCCCACTTAATCGAAGAACATCAAATAGATCTGGTGTATACGAATACAGTAACTTGTATAGAAGGAGCAATTGCAGCGCGAATGACAGATAAGCCCCATATTTGGCATATTCATGAGTCAATTACCGGTAACAGCGAACTCATACCATTACTACCTTTCCCCCTCTATTCTCTAATAGTCCGCGCACTCTCTAAGACAATTATATTCTGCTCAGTTAGCTTAGCCAGAACATTTCCTCTACTAAAAAATAATAACCATATCGTTTATAACGGACTTAAATTCCCAGCTCCAATCAATAGAAAATATGCGCATGATTTATTAGTAAAAAATTTAGAAATAGAAGAATCCCAAAAAATAGTAGCTATAGTTAGCGCATTACAGCCACGTAAAGACCACCGAACATTTTTAGCTACTGCACATGAAATTACCAGTAAATATAAAGATGTCGTATTTCTAATTGCAGGTGAAGGCGCAGAAGTCTATACCAAAAAAATCAAAAGAAAAATTGAATTACTTAATTTAGCCCCATCAGTTAAACTCATAGGATGGTGGCCAGAAGACAATATCTATGATCTTTTAGCGGGAGTGGATGTTTTAGTTGTTTCCTCAGAACAAGAATCGTTCGGACTAACAATCATTGAAGCGCTTGCCATGGAAACACCCGTAGTTTCGACCCGGTGCGGAGGACCGGAAGAAGTAATCGTAGACAGACAAACTGGACTATTAGTTCCACTTAAAGATCCAGAATCCATGGCGAAAGCCATAATTAAATTATTACAGAATCCTCAGCTTGCATGCGAAATTGGTCAAGCAGGCAGAAATGATGTTCTATCGCGATTCAGTGTGAAACAATATTGCGAAAGTATACAACAAATCTTAGAGCAGTCATTATCCCAAAACCAATAA
- a CDS encoding glycosyltransferase WbsX family protein, with protein sequence MNLSERNNTPIARAIAFYLPQFHPIPENDEWWGKGFTEWTNTAKAKPLFPGHYQPHVPSDLGFYDLRLAKTRIAQAEMAAEYGIEGFCYWHYWFAGKRLLEHPFSEVIQSGEPNFPFCLGWANDTWSGIWHGAPNRILIEQTYPGLEDYKNHFDSLLSAFTDDRYLTVDDKPIFLIYKPDKLPDSIQFTDFWRELAHKAGLKGLHFIASLQDEPIWKPEKRGFDAITVANQSKIASVTKNKNGLTGIANKFKTHSRKALKRPEHVYDYKDAMRYFLEDVSADIEYYPSVIPNWDNSPRSGTNGIILHNSTPELFGELLQLAINKVSHLPDNHKIIFIKSWNEWAEGNHLEPDIKFGKRYLETIKQVLMR encoded by the coding sequence ATGAATTTGTCAGAACGGAACAATACACCAATAGCGAGAGCCATCGCATTTTATCTACCACAGTTCCATCCAATTCCCGAAAACGACGAATGGTGGGGAAAAGGATTTACGGAATGGACTAATACTGCAAAAGCAAAACCATTGTTCCCAGGTCATTATCAACCCCACGTACCTTCAGACTTAGGGTTCTACGATTTGCGCCTAGCCAAAACACGAATTGCACAGGCTGAAATGGCTGCCGAATATGGAATTGAAGGCTTTTGCTATTGGCACTATTGGTTTGCTGGCAAACGGTTATTAGAACATCCTTTTAGCGAAGTAATTCAATCAGGTGAACCGAATTTCCCTTTTTGTTTAGGCTGGGCTAATGATACCTGGTCTGGAATCTGGCATGGAGCACCTAACAGAATATTGATAGAACAAACCTATCCGGGATTAGAAGATTACAAGAATCATTTTGATTCTCTACTAAGTGCATTTACCGATGATCGTTATTTGACAGTCGACGACAAACCAATCTTCTTAATATATAAACCTGATAAATTACCCGACTCCATTCAATTCACCGACTTTTGGCGAGAATTGGCCCATAAAGCGGGGTTGAAAGGTCTGCATTTTATTGCATCGCTCCAAGACGAACCTATTTGGAAGCCGGAGAAACGAGGCTTCGATGCTATTACCGTTGCCAATCAAAGCAAAATCGCCAGCGTGACGAAAAACAAAAACGGATTGACAGGAATAGCTAATAAATTTAAAACTCACTCCCGAAAAGCCTTAAAGCGGCCGGAACATGTTTACGACTATAAAGACGCTATGCGATATTTTTTGGAGGACGTGAGCGCTGATATAGAGTATTACCCAAGCGTAATACCTAACTGGGACAACTCTCCAAGAAGTGGAACAAATGGAATAATACTGCATAACTCTACACCTGAATTATTTGGGGAATTGTTGCAATTAGCCATTAATAAAGTGTCTCACTTGCCGGATAACCATAAAATTATTTTTATAAAATCATGGAATGAATGGGCAGAAGGCAATCATCTTGAACCTGACATAAAATTTGGTAAGCGATATTTGGAAACCATTAAACAGGTTCTGATGCGATGA
- a CDS encoding SAM-dependent methyltransferase produces MKIKHSLKVIYYTLLNKCSREEPRGQELINRYRENYGIPKEIDLTEENILEHWHLELQLTKLLLESTPDNRWEVFEKCYTTLYTKLEWLNKLIDKRAPLPPNILYKEWAYLIGTAPKRIYEIGSGRAEMISYLADLGHEIKATEITREQGEKHTSDKLENLKWGISDGVHLEQFEPVNTYDFVISNQVIEHMHPDDLPENCKHVYSTLKSGGKYIVCAPHPWHGPPDISAVFKYKKAIGVHLKEYTNYQIYSHLKRSGFKKVSSTFRPPKFFIDLFSIKDTPKTSVFFTIYLFAIERVFHLFSRMLVGNKIKSFAKKLLFSENTSLIAQKISPKTYRFIDI; encoded by the coding sequence ATGAAAATAAAACACAGCCTTAAAGTAATTTATTACACCTTACTCAACAAATGCTCAAGAGAAGAGCCTCGAGGACAGGAGTTGATTAATCGCTACCGTGAAAACTACGGCATTCCAAAGGAAATTGACCTAACGGAAGAAAATATTCTTGAACATTGGCATCTTGAATTACAATTAACTAAACTGCTATTAGAATCAACTCCCGACAATCGTTGGGAAGTATTTGAAAAATGTTACACCACACTTTATACAAAGTTAGAATGGCTTAATAAATTAATTGACAAACGCGCCCCTCTCCCCCCCAATATTTTGTACAAAGAGTGGGCCTATTTGATCGGCACGGCACCAAAAAGAATTTATGAAATAGGTTCAGGCAGAGCTGAAATGATTAGCTACTTAGCTGATCTTGGGCATGAAATCAAAGCGACAGAAATTACCCGTGAACAGGGAGAAAAACATACTTCGGATAAACTCGAAAATCTTAAATGGGGCATATCTGATGGAGTTCATCTTGAACAATTTGAACCAGTCAATACCTATGATTTTGTTATTTCCAATCAAGTCATTGAACATATGCACCCTGATGATTTACCTGAAAATTGTAAGCATGTCTATTCTACACTGAAGTCGGGTGGCAAGTATATAGTTTGCGCACCACACCCATGGCATGGCCCTCCTGACATTTCTGCAGTTTTTAAGTATAAAAAAGCTATAGGCGTGCATCTAAAAGAATATACAAATTATCAAATATATTCGCATTTAAAAAGGTCTGGATTTAAAAAGGTTTCATCAACCTTCCGACCGCCAAAATTTTTTATTGATCTTTTTAGCATAAAAGATACCCCAAAGACCTCAGTTTTTTTTACAATTTATTTATTCGCAATAGAAAGAGTATTTCATTTATTCTCCAGAATGCTTGTCGGTAACAAAATAAAATCCTTCGCAAAGAAACTTCTATTTTCAGAAAATACTTCTCTCATTGCTCAAAAAATTAGCCCTAAAACCTACCGGTTTATTGACATATAA
- a CDS encoding glycosyltransferase: protein MFTIVELLAQQGHKCYYNVINYPSWSKQISETDLIRYQTSLENLGTSVCKQNIDIALLNRNYDSIYFKYFYPAENIIDHIRLLQPRARIIIDSVDIVYARLFAKAKLENTTNYYLDAEKIKKRELVTYSKSDLVVTITPEDTNILLKDIPNINTFIIPNIHEIHAFESEKTPFPSLIFIGVFSHEPNVDAVLYFYHEVWPTITEAHPDCHWFIVGGSPPPEIQALAGSKISITGYVPKTLPYLKKSWISIAPLRFGAGMKGKVGEAMAAGIPVVTTDFGAQGLKIISGTHLIVAKNDEDYAIQINNLILDKEKRLYIGDQGLKFIKANYSKEAVSFILNDFTKIIENLPAYRPTVKSVLYVAYTRMSQWITRNITWRFNK from the coding sequence ATGTTTACCATTGTTGAACTGCTAGCTCAACAAGGCCACAAATGTTACTACAACGTTATTAACTACCCATCCTGGTCTAAGCAAATATCCGAAACTGATTTGATACGCTATCAAACATCGCTTGAAAACCTAGGCACAAGTGTTTGCAAACAGAATATCGATATCGCACTTTTAAACCGTAACTATGATTCAATATATTTTAAATACTTTTACCCCGCAGAAAACATCATCGACCATATACGCTTACTTCAACCTAGAGCCCGAATAATAATTGACAGCGTTGATATAGTTTATGCAAGACTTTTTGCCAAAGCAAAACTAGAAAACACTACTAACTATTATTTAGACGCCGAAAAAATAAAAAAAAGAGAATTAGTCACATACTCTAAATCCGATCTAGTCGTTACTATTACCCCAGAAGACACCAATATCCTATTAAAAGACATACCTAATATCAATACTTTCATAATCCCAAACATTCATGAAATCCATGCTTTTGAATCTGAAAAAACACCATTCCCTAGTTTAATTTTTATTGGCGTCTTCTCCCACGAACCCAATGTTGATGCAGTTCTCTATTTTTATCACGAAGTTTGGCCTACAATTACCGAAGCGCACCCCGACTGTCACTGGTTTATTGTTGGCGGGAGTCCACCTCCAGAAATACAGGCATTAGCCGGGAGCAAAATTTCGATAACGGGCTATGTTCCTAAAACTCTGCCTTACTTGAAAAAGTCATGGATTTCGATTGCTCCACTGCGCTTTGGGGCCGGCATGAAAGGAAAAGTGGGCGAGGCTATGGCTGCAGGCATTCCCGTCGTAACAACTGATTTCGGAGCGCAAGGACTTAAAATAATCAGCGGAACACATTTAATTGTAGCTAAAAATGACGAGGATTATGCGATTCAGATAAATAACCTAATCTTAGACAAGGAAAAACGTCTATATATTGGGGATCAAGGCTTAAAGTTCATAAAGGCTAATTATAGCAAAGAAGCCGTTAGCTTTATTTTAAATGACTTTACGAAAATCATTGAAAACTTGCCCGCTTACCGCCCCACGGTTAAATCTGTATTATATGTTGCATATACAAGAATGTCGCAATGGATTACTAGAAATATTACTTGGCGTTTTAATAAATAA
- a CDS encoding glycosyltransferase, with translation MKSKPLNILFISSNADIAGGENYLLTVFRLIDKTRFNPIVMVPGEGRFYNELVRLGIDSFVLKMNYFWLTPPDEWYKHLEAIPRRVRFLSDIIQEKDISLVHTNSNIIFEGALAAKLIGVHHLFFAHLEFLPQNPIFQRFTLNSSSYAQMIDDLSSHIIAVSNTVAESYCPPIDKTRIQVIHNGLEFEKFDLALENRDRSLHLELGLSDDSLIVSAIGRVHPDKGFDYFVEAASIVVRENPKVHFLIVGKDESIEFCKALRSRVNELNIVDNIHLLGQRDDVPRILAETDIFVLSSRVEGHPFVLLEAMACACVSIATRCGGVEETVTDDTGYIIDIGDIQATASTIINLAHDPDLRIKMGSLARSRVKKYFEAKSCIKSLADAYDLILSQPKPLPGSYAIDFFLQAVTETAYLGNQVVQLNERVKNLEHLSDKIRKNPIYRIAKKIMRH, from the coding sequence ATGAAATCGAAGCCACTTAACATTTTGTTTATATCTAGCAACGCTGATATAGCCGGCGGCGAGAACTATCTTCTAACAGTTTTCCGGCTAATTGATAAAACTCGCTTCAATCCCATCGTTATGGTGCCTGGGGAAGGGAGATTTTATAATGAATTAGTCAGACTCGGCATAGATTCATTTGTTTTAAAGATGAATTATTTCTGGCTAACTCCACCTGACGAGTGGTATAAGCACTTAGAGGCAATCCCGCGCAGAGTGAGATTTTTGAGCGATATCATCCAAGAAAAAGATATTTCGCTGGTTCATACAAATTCAAACATAATCTTCGAAGGAGCTTTAGCTGCTAAGTTAATAGGGGTTCATCACTTGTTTTTTGCACACTTAGAATTTCTACCCCAAAATCCTATTTTTCAGCGATTTACACTGAACTCATCCTCGTATGCCCAAATGATTGACGATCTTTCAAGCCATATCATAGCGGTCTCAAATACGGTTGCCGAATCATATTGCCCTCCAATTGATAAAACCCGAATCCAAGTTATTCACAATGGATTAGAATTTGAAAAATTTGATCTTGCGCTCGAAAATAGGGATAGGAGCCTTCATTTAGAACTTGGGCTTTCAGACGATTCTCTTATCGTTTCTGCTATTGGCCGGGTTCACCCCGATAAAGGGTTCGATTACTTTGTTGAAGCAGCTTCCATTGTTGTCCGTGAAAACCCCAAGGTACATTTTCTTATTGTTGGCAAAGATGAAAGCATCGAATTTTGCAAAGCATTAAGATCCAGAGTAAACGAGCTTAATATTGTCGATAACATTCACCTTCTGGGACAACGAGATGATGTTCCTAGAATTTTAGCAGAGACAGACATCTTTGTTTTATCTTCCAGAGTTGAAGGCCATCCATTTGTGCTACTTGAGGCAATGGCTTGCGCTTGTGTTTCTATTGCAACTCGTTGTGGCGGAGTGGAAGAGACAGTTACAGACGATACTGGATACATTATTGATATCGGAGATATACAAGCCACTGCCTCAACTATTATCAATTTAGCACACGACCCTGATCTCAGAATTAAAATGGGTTCATTAGCTAGATCACGAGTAAAGAAATACTTCGAAGCTAAATCTTGCATTAAATCACTAGCAGATGCCTATGACCTTATTCTTTCTCAACCGAAACCATTACCAGGTTCCTACGCCATAGATTTTTTCCTACAAGCAGTCACGGAGACCGCGTATCTTGGGAACCAAGTTGTTCAATTGAACGAACGCGTCAAAAACTTAGAGCATCTTTCTGATAAAATTAGGAAAAATCCCATTTATAGAATAGCAAAAAAAATCATGAGGCACTGA